The following coding sequences are from one Culex quinquefasciatus strain JHB chromosome 1, VPISU_Cqui_1.0_pri_paternal, whole genome shotgun sequence window:
- the LOC6034768 gene encoding uncharacterized protein LOC6034768 — translation MAVGKFKICLRHFKVQDRCKVTSTYLKSNAIPSRQIKRLPKRQKTSQVTTKPPLSHLWDHNYCLFYKPKSKTNNICYVSGCYSRVKNGTRLHRFPAKGTKRFKLWLNLLKCRLMPTKNSKICSNHFKQTDYLPGGRYLKKTRYLYLFPLV, via the exons ATGGCTGtgggaaaattcaaaatttgcctGCGGCATTTCAAAGTGCAGGATCGTTGTAAAG TCACCTCTACCTACCTTAAGTCGAATGCAATCCCATCTAGGCAAATTAAGAGATTGCCAAAACGTCAGAAAACCTCACAGGTCACAACAAAGCCTCCGCTGTCTCATCTTTGGGATCACAACTACTGTTTGTTTTACAAACCTAAATCAAAGACCAACAACATTTGCTATGTGAGCGGATGTTATTCTAGAGTGAAAAATGGCACAAGATTACATCGATTCCCGGCCAAAGGAACTAAGCGGTTTAAACTGTGGCTTAATCTGCTCAAGTGTCGTTTAATGCCCacgaaaaactcgaaaatctGCAGCAATCACTTTAAGCAGACAGACTATCTTCCGG GTGGAcgatacttaaaaaaaacgcgATACCTGTACCTTTTCCCGTTGGTTTAA